A region from the Bacteroidota bacterium genome encodes:
- a CDS encoding serine/threonine protein phosphatase, producing the protein MKKAEASAFAFFVSSPAVKKVITSVRLSQPDMNQRSWVIPDIHGCSKTLKALIEQQIRPGAGDELWFLGDYIDRGPDSKGVVDYLMKLEADGYNLKLLIGNHEDYCIKAWESDRNTKSFLGFRFKSKTQKIWEMHGGAQTLESFGVEFAGEIPEEYIEWMRKLRYYAELEKHIIVHAGLNFSIDDPLTDRFAMLWTKDFKVMPEKIRHKKVVHGHTPIDLEFMDHVIRSGKYHFIDLDNGVYITNRPGYGNLTAFELKTGQLLVQPNIDF; encoded by the coding sequence ATGAAAAAGGCAGAAGCGTCGGCTTTTGCCTTTTTTGTTTCATCACCGGCTGTAAAAAAAGTGATAACTTCGGTGCGTCTATCGCAGCCCGACATGAACCAACGCAGCTGGGTAATCCCCGACATACATGGTTGCAGCAAAACCCTCAAAGCGCTTATCGAGCAGCAGATCAGGCCTGGTGCGGGCGATGAGCTCTGGTTTTTGGGCGACTATATCGACCGCGGCCCCGACAGCAAAGGGGTTGTGGACTACCTCATGAAGCTCGAGGCCGATGGATATAACCTAAAACTGCTCATCGGCAACCACGAAGACTACTGCATCAAGGCGTGGGAAAGCGACCGCAACACCAAGAGTTTTCTTGGATTCAGATTCAAATCCAAGACCCAAAAAATCTGGGAAATGCACGGCGGAGCGCAAACCCTGGAGAGTTTCGGGGTGGAGTTTGCCGGCGAAATACCCGAAGAATATATCGAATGGATGCGAAAACTAAGGTATTATGCCGAGCTGGAAAAACACATCATCGTGCATGCAGGGCTCAACTTCAGCATCGACGACCCGCTTACCGACCGTTTTGCCATGCTTTGGACCAAAGACTTCAAAGTGATGCCTGAAAAGATACGCCACAAAAAAGTTGTGCATGGCCACACCCCCATCGACCTGGAGTTTATGGACCACGTTATTCGCTCGGGCAAATATCACTTTATCGACCTGGACAACGGGGTGTATATCACCAACCGGCCCGGCTACGGAAACCTCACCGCATTTGAGCTCAAAACAGGCCAGCTGCTTGTGCAGCCCAACATTGATTTCTGA